The Crassostrea angulata isolate pt1a10 chromosome 1, ASM2561291v2, whole genome shotgun sequence nucleotide sequence ATCCCATGACATGTGTTGCCGAAACTTTTTGATCCGACAGATTAATTCCTGTGAGGGTAGAAAATGGGATCATTACGGGGGCGGGCGGGGGAATGTGTTGCTCCGACCAGCTTGAAGGTTGGCACCAGATAGCTCAGTCATAGTCTGACTAGATGGGGCCCAGTTTCATATTCTGGTTCAGTCATTTCTCACCAAGGACTATTTCTTGCCTGTGTATTGTTACATAATTTTtccaacacataaaattatactaGCATACAAAAATTGACTAAACGATGATcaggtgagaaatggtactcggtgAGAATAAGTCGCACACTAGTATAACTACAAATAAGCTGGCAAAAAGATCTGAAGACCATAGCAGTTCCCATACAAATAGGCCCCAGAATTGTGCTCCTTTCTCTACAGTCATTATTATCTTATGAACTATAGACTTAGTAAGACAGAACAGTGGTTTTCAACATTTTTCACCTCATCATTAGTTTCAATCTTAAAACAGCGAAAATAGGTAGCTGTTCAAAAGTGATAAATTGACTGCTTGAATATCCAAGTCTCGATAATCCcctattgtttgattttttgcaAATATTCAGGGTTTATTAGAATACACAGAAAActcataataaatgaaatattattgaatgTCAAAATTCAAGGTGTTGAAATCTGATTGCATGAGCTTAAAATCAACACAATGACTGAAACACAGTGAGTTTAGTTGCATTGTGAAATAGGTGGACTAATTCTGTAATTCAACATGGAACACAAATTGGCAccagaaaattgaaaatattgctGAAATGAAACATTCAAGTTTTAATTATTGACTAGCTTTTACACTAATAATTTGTACATGTGTATCAGCTTATTTCTACAATTTCACctttatttcttatcattttttaaatctttgaacTATTTGGAATGGgaattttaacattaaattcccATGAATAACAGTAAAACAACATAGTTAATTAGTATAGctctaaaacattcaattccATCAATATAGCTAATCATAAGCCTGTCTAGAAAGCAAAGAGGAGGTTACTAGCTGTTACAGAAGAATTAGGTGATATATGTCTTCTGTCGGTGTGTAATGTCATCATGTAGGTGTTTAAAATGGTGATTGTCAAAAGATTGTCAAACTTCACTCACCATGCATAGGGAGATATTAATGAAGATGTCAAAGGAATTTCATGTTCAGAAAGCTGTTTTaacttaatttcaaaattgtcagaatgtttcatttcattcaaGGAAAAGAAGTGTATATTCTACacctatttttaatttgaggcaGTGTAATTGTACAGGATGTGTACTAGTCATAAGATCAACCTATGTACAAATAGGAGCAACTCAGCTCAAAGGATGTTAACTGTGACAAGTATcgtaaaatgaaaattgaaaatatttactgttataaaattttttaaaaagtttgtacAGAAAAGAACTTATATAGTCCATGAGAACAAAAATCCACTtgcattaataattttaaagcaCTAGATATCTTCTTTAAGTACACTTGTACCGGTATATGAAATGGTACAGAAtgacatataaaaaatataatggaaaagtctgcaaacatataatattgtaatctgttatatataccagtaattgaaacaattatgtcattgacaaaaatattgatatatactTTTGACTTGTTCATGTTTCAATATTaatctttatttcaatttccattataaacatttatggTACATTTTGTAACTATTTACCAAGGAGTTTTgcttttaaatatgttaaacaaACAATAACCTCTatatttccttcatttttttatctttaaggTCTGAGTGATGTAGTTATTGATAATTAAGCCCATGCATTCTTATGTACCGTAAACTTGTAACATGAGATAACCAATACACATGCACTGAACGTGTCCAATGTCACATGAATTCATTCATGCATTGTtcatatttaaggtcttccgtttccaacggaagaccttatagtgattgtaaggttttttattattattattttttttttcccctttttttgtccacaagatttctcagagatggctggatagattttcttgaaattttcaggactaatAGAATGTGTTAATATctcgaggcgtttttttcattttgtcaaaaatcatttccggtcgtcagtttcctgtcccgcgttgaaaaagcttgtacattcgagatctcaaaaatggtaaagacttaaacatccaaactttgtgggatgatagacctatagttgtagatgtgtttaaactattttgttttgttcgtcgtaacttccggtcgtcaccggaagtacttcaaaataaacaacttttacgcattaaattctttttcaataGAATGAATATCTAAGCATAAATATACACAAAAGTAATCtttgcgatgttatatcaacaacaaaattccacttccggtgagatatctcaaatatctcaggtagcttttttgaaacacattttgtacacgcgagatctcaaaaactattagtgatcaaagcacaagacttttatggatgatagacatttgattgaggaTGTGTTTAatcggtttcattttgtcttccgtcacttccggtccacacaggaagagttcaaacaaatcgagctgtttatgaatttaactttttgtctttgatatctGTAATGTgctcgatgaacaataaaatgcaaagggcaagtatacaaaaaattattaataaaatttacattaagcacttccgtttgtccgtttcctgtcccgagacaaaaagcCTTATTTCAATGAGATCTCATAAACGGTGACAACTTGAACAATAaaactttgtaggatgatagacctatgtatgtacatgtgtttagactattctgttttgttcggcgtaacttccggtcgtcaccggaagctcttcaaaagtAACTATGTTTACGCATTTAATTCTTTTGCCATAGAatagatatataagtataaatctatacataagttatcaatgcaatgttatatcaacaaaacaaTTCTACTTCCgttgagatatctcaaatatctcaggtagcttttttgaaacacattttgtacaaacgagttctcagaaactataagtgatcatgCGCAAAacgttcatggatgatagacattttattgaagatatgtttaaccggtttcattttgtcttccgtcacttccggtccacacaagaggagttcaaacaaatcgaactttttatcagtttaactgtttttctttgatatttgtagtgagcTCGATGatcaataatgtacaaaagacaactatacaagaaatatttaatacaatttacatttaacacttccgtttgtccgtttcctgtcccgagacaaaaaaccttatttcgacgagatctcataaacgatgtcgacttgaacaatcaaactttgtgggatgatagacctatatatgtacatttttttaaactattttattttgttcggcgtaacttccggctgtcaccggaagcactacaaataatatgtttttcctttatttatttcttttacatggaatgaatatatcagtatacaattttagatgtgtcatctttataatgttaaattttcaaaaacctgtcccttccggtgagatatctcaaatatctctatgtagctttcccttttacaaatttgatgcccgcaagatttttgtcactggAGGTGAATGAGACACAaagctttcatgaatgatagacatttgattgatgatATGTTTAGTGGGTTTTATTTTCTCAACTGCCACTTCCAGTTTTCACTGGAAGGATTCAAattaatcatgtttttaacaaccaaactttgtaacCTGTGTTGTTTAGTTCGgcattacttccggtcgtcacagagagtacttcaaaaattgatttctttttcaatctcgttgttttacatggaagTACCGTCTGGATGTATCGTTTACCATACTTATCATATTAactattttctctatgtaagagaagcaatgtctacggttaaattgattgatgtatatcaaaacggaagacctttttgttgcttttgcaacaagagtctagttattgattattattgatATGTATGTACTGTGGTAAATAAATACACTGGTATGTTATTAtgtacattattatttttacaggTATTATGACCAGCTTTGTGCAATAGAAAACAAACTCCCAATAGCCGAAAACCAGGTAACTTTCCTCATGAAAGACATTGAAGCTTCAATTTAGGTTTGATAaccggtacatgtaatacatgatGTCATCTTTTTTATAGGCCAATGAGGGGACAATTAGGAAGGGACGATGACACAATCTTAAATTCTGTTAACATCAGATCAGTATTTGTTTGCACTCAATGAAATCATTAACTTGTCATATATCCTCTTTTTTCAGATTCGAGTTAATTTTAAGTGGAGAAATGCTTTTGACAAAGAATCCCTATTTGGTGGAAAGCAGATTCTGGGTGAGTGTCGACCTGTCTATAAGTCTCTGAGGAGTGAACAATAGATAGGAGTGAACAGTAAATATAGTGAATAGAAAAAACAATGGAGTTGAGTTTAACATGTTGACattgtataaatttatttaatacagTACTAATAGTCTCTAGAAATATCAACAAGTGAATGAGAATAGGATTCTTTCTAAACTTTTTATATAGACAACTTCATTAATCttattaattacaaaaatagTAAACTGATGTGTAAAAAGTTAGATTTGGTATTAGCAATAATAGACATGACTTTTGATATGATGAATATAGAAGGTAGACAATTTACCTGTCCGTCAGTGATTTTATCTGTGATGTAATGGTTTCCTGTAGGTATTGCCTCTGGTGCTTATGAGAAGGTGTGTATTCTGTTTAACATTGCTGCCCTCCAGAGTCAGATAGCAGAGGTTCAGAACCATGACAGTGATGAAGGACTTAAAACCTCGGCCAAGTATTTCCAGGTAAACAGTCATTGAGATCTACTAATCCTATGGATTGAAAAgtgaaatcaaaaatatatgtacaaaatgtgATGTCATGTGTGTCAGTCTCAGGTCCACTGTAAACATGGAATCGTATCTTTACTTCTGTTACATTTCGTAAACAATAGTCATTGACAAGATCATCACCCTAGGTTAAGACCAAGGCTCTATTAATCATGTAGtgttaattcattaattaaatcaaaatctaCTGTACCCATTGACATGTAACAGACATACTGCTTACTCGGTATATGATTTTCTTAGAAAATACTGCAGTGAACAGTTGCAATACAGTTGTGAACAGTTTTACCATTTcaacatttttctaaaaaaaaaaaaaaaaacatcgaaTAACTTTCAGGAATTTTTTGTGTGTGATTTTGATAagagttttcatatttttccagATGGCTGCAGGTATATTTGGACATCTCAAAGACATTGTCCTCTCACATGTTCAGCAGGAGCCCACCCCTGACTTGAGTCCAGACACACTCAATGCTCTGAGTGCACTCATGGTGGCTCAGGCTCAGGAGGCTATCTACAGAAAAGCtgctgcaggtaaaggcatcAGACAGTGCCACAAGTGTTAGATCTTGGTTTGTGTATTATACAACCCAGGATCAATCTTGCTTACTTGCAATATGAACTGCAATTTTCAGTTCtgattttttcattgtaaaGGTACTACTTCattgacagaaaaaaatctatatggTTCATCTACAAACTTCtctttggatatttttttttataagaaacaCTATTGAAAAGCTCTCATGTAAGCAAAATTACATATCAGTtatcctgtaaaaaaaaatctgtttgcTTAATATATTCCatagtaagaatttttttttttgtcgaaTTAAACTCTTTGTTTAATCTTGTCATAAGGGTTTAGgttacatgaaaaataaataattatgggacatttttgcagcaaaataaaaagaTTCTTTAGAGTGTATGTCCAAATTAAGGTAACAATATTGAGGTAAAAAAAATGAGGTAAAAAATTGGTACATCTATGACTTTATTATTTaccaaatatatatttgtattgtaaaGTCTATGCattaaaaggaaattaaatGAACTGCTTAGGTATGCAACATGTCGTATGCAAATTCACAGGCAATCAGTTTGCTTTTTCTCCTGAGGAAGGAAAGAAAATGAATGTtgctttaaacattttcaaggaatgcgttttaaaaaaaatattttattaaagattGACTTGATTACAGATAAGATGAAGGAGGCCATGGTAGCTAAGATTGCCCACCAGTGCTCCGAGCTCTTCAGTGATGCCATGAAGCTGATGCAGCTGGCTTCCCTCAAAGATCTGTGGCCAAAGGTCAGTTCCATTGGTGAAATGAACAAGGATTGATATTTCCCCTTTGACCCTTAATGTTATTATAGACAAAGGTTATTAAACGAAGGTTATTGCAAATATGTAAAACCTAATTCATACAAGTTAAAATCAATTCAGtttgatgtattttatattctttACTTTGAGAAAAGACTCATAGTGGAAACCCCACCTCGCGTTTAACTTTTACTAGGTTTTTTGATGAAAGTAAATATGTACATTGCTTATGAGAACATACTTTGTATCACATTTCAAGCAAATGTACTAGGTTTATACTTCAAGTACAGATATCTTTGAGATATGTTCATACTGTAAATCTATTCTGTGGTGACTTATTTACAGGACTGGCTGCCACTGGTTGCCTGTAAACAAGCAGCGTACCACGGCATGGCAGAGTTCTATCAGGGCTCCGTTGCCCAACAACACAAGACATATGGAGAACAAATTGCTCACTTACAGGTACATGTCTTTAACACACATGTACTTATATGAActtattgaatataaaacattttataatgcTGTATTGTATTAAGTGTGAAAAGCACATTTTTTGAAGTGTTACAAGTGATGTGTAAAACCATCttctgaaattttgaaaaaaaaacagtttaatGTGATATGGCGAACACTAATCAACATGAGCCAGTTGTTACCTTGTTATGGATCTTGTTAATTCATTGCCAAAAagacaaatataattatgatcTTTCCTTCAAAAGCATATCTctaaaacaaatgtaaataaattattccTGAAGTTACAGTCTGACTGAACTTTTTATGTAATTCAGAAAGCCAACGAGCTTCTGACAGCTGCACAGACCAGGGGAGGAGCAGCATTTGCCTTCAAAAATGAGCAAGGAAGAATCCAGAGAGAGCTGCAGGCAGCCAGAAAAGACAATGACTTTATTTATCACGACAAGATTCCTGACCTGAAGACCTTACCAGCCATCGGCAAGGCTGCTATTGCTAAACCGACAGCATTCCCCACCAAACCTATGAGTGAAAAGTTTACAGGTCTGCTTATGTTTGTGTCACTGTTTGGTACTGTAAAAGTATTATATTTAGAAAGTATGATATTTagcaaaaatttaatttttcaacagGTTAGTGTGGATTTGATTTAGTGCATTCCTGAATGTACctatttatatcaatatacatCATATGTTTGACATTTGGTGATGTACTTTATTTAGTGGAAGttacattttgccaaaaatgctaattaaaatacacagccaaatgtaaaaagtaaacagttatttttttaagtaaaaatgtagtgtacatgtaaaacaaagtaaaaggAAGGTGTTTTTGTTACTCTCTGAAATGTCATGACATTTACTGTCCCAGTTTGAAAGCTTATTACAGATGTTAAcacaatgatttaaaataacacaattggttttatctaaaaatgtatatttgacATTGTAGATCTGTTTGAGAAGCTTGTTCCAATCCCCGTGTATGAAGCCTTGAGTGCTTTTGAAAACAGGAAAACACAAATTGTTAACACTGAGATTGGTCGGCTACGAGAACAGACACAGCTCATGAACAGGTGAGAATTTTTGGTAGAATGCTTATGAACAGGTAAGAATGTCTTGTAGAAAACTCATGGACAGGTGGGCATGTTTTGTAGAATGCTCTTGAACAGGTGGGAATGTTTTGTTCACAGCTGAACCTTCACGATTATTAAagtaatccttttttttttttttcatttcaatggtTTCAATTTTTTGCAGTATTTTAGCTTCCCTAAACCTGCCTGCAGCTTTGGAGGATTTGTCTGGTCAGAAAGTTCCCCAGTCAGTGATAGAGAAAGCCCAGCAGATTAAAGATATAGGGGGAATTCAGTTCCTTAATAAACTAATGAATGATTTACCAGAGTTATTGCAGAGGAATAGAGAAATCCTTAATGAGGTACAAGAAATCAGTTTTTGTACATTTGAAATGTTGTTAGAGAAATTTCCTTCATTTAATTATTTGGGCATGGAAATCTTAGTTATAGAATTTACAAAGATATCAGACACCAGTAATAaagaagtattttttaaatgtaatgtcAAGAACTTAGGtgttatcaaattttatacattgtGTTGAAGTTGATCTGACCTTGTATACATATGTATCTTCATGTTCCCAGGCTAGTTTGTATAGTTTATAGTTTTCATAGATATTTTTCAATGATAGGTTAATTATCTTTAAACTCATGGTAAATTCAGTATAATTGATAATGGTACGTAGTAGTTGCTCATTTAGAAATAATGTCCATATGGTTATGAATATCAATGAGATTTTCAATGTATTCATCTGGTCccaccgtcaccaaaattttcaaatcattcaactcagtcctcaactcaaatccttatTTAAGGAAAGTGCATTAATTTGAGGTCAAACTCAGATTTGAGGCTAAGTATTaacttgaggaaagttggtgacggcaTGGCCTGAACAGCTGACATCTTGCACTcattaaaatgcattaaaacaaattttgaaattgattttcttAGTGCATTAAAATGGTTGATGATGAGGCAGCATCAGACAAACAGCTCCGAGAACAGTTCAAAGAGAGGTGGTCACGTACTCCGTCCGACAAGCTGACGCAGCCAATGAGAGATGAGAGTATGAAGTACAAACAGATCCTGGACACAGCAATCAACGCCGATCGCATCGTACAGGAAAAATTCCAGAAGCACAAACAAGCTATAGACTTACTGTCAAAATCACCTGTAAGTGTCATTGaagtatagtatagtatagtacCTTCTTGCTATTAAAGAGGTTCCATACAGATGTTCCAACCTTACATCTGTCTTGATAATGGTTGTACTGACATGAAAGTTACTTCCCATGTATATTGCCAATAAGGATATTTACGCTTATCAGGGAATCTTTGTTGTTGTTTAATACAAGCTAATGTGGCATTTACTTATACTGGAAATAATTTCTTTAGTGTTTTTTCCCTCAAAAGAAAGATATTCTGATACACCATGAATTTTTCTTGTGCATGCGTGTGTGAATGTCTTTGTGTATATGCAAATGTAGGTAGTAAGTCCCACAAAGATTTATTGTCCTTTTGATTTGTAGAACACTTAATATCTATTTGTTGTTTTCAGGGAGAAATAGAAAAGGCCCTCCCTTCCGGTGGTGGAGCACATGCCTCAGAGAGCAGTGGGGTGGTGCAGAAACTTCGCAAGTTGATGGAGGAAGTAGAGACTATTAAGGCAGAGAGAGAAGTCATAGAAAATGAATTCAAAGAGGCCAAGTTTGATATGAGTAAGTAAAAATATCATGTAGAGTGTTGTAAATGTCTGTTACTACGGTAATTGTTTTAAACATCAAAGGTTTTCTAACTACACTGGAATATTCTGAGCTATTGAGTAATGCACACCTTTATATTTTCCATGCAGTTTGATCAACATGGtgtcatcaatttttatttttaaaaaaatggtgaAATCATATTTATGCAGTTTTCACTCTTTAAATTCTAATGTATAGAATCAAGAAACTTTTTAGATGCATCAAACtcatattcattttcaaaacataacaaaaaaatttaggtcactttttaaaaaattctatattgTCAAAACTAAATAATTTGTACAGATGCTTTTATGCTAATTGCTTAATTTAATCTGCATGTCATTTTCTTTTGAAGCAAGCAAGTTTTTCTCTGCATTAGCATCAGATGGTGCAATAAATGAAGAAATGTTATCAGCAAGTGAATTAGACCGAATTTATGGACCATTACGACAACAAGTGAATGAAAGTCTACAAAAGCAGGACTCTGTGATGTCACAAGTTCAGGTAAACATTAGACAAAAACTGTATATCAGAGTATGAAGAATCCAAACTCATGAATGTTCAGTTTCTGAAATTCTCACTATAAAATGCTGCTGCAGGAATTGATTTAAGTACCatattgaaaaggggaatagctctttttttcaatttaaagaaaaaaaataaatctgagttattccccttttcaaatcaaaataaaatacatgtttccAAGTTAtataatattctaaaatttttgttaaaaggtcaattgttgttcactCAAAATGATAGAGAACAGACAGgttaatgatatttaaaaaaaactgtaagcAATATCTGGATACATTTCAATTGTccgacttgaaaaaaaaaacctatgatAATTCTTTttgacagtacatgtatatgcatgtacaaagTGTATTTTATTAAGTATTATCAGTATTTTTCAAacttatattttgaacaattattatttttcagaaactttattttgtacatagctgtgtattttttttttttttgaaagagaaAAGCATTTGAGCGTTTGTAATTATTTTGCACTCTGATGTGGTTGAAATGCTGGAGTTATTTCTCTTTACAGACAACTAATATGGAGTTCTGTCAAGCCAAAGCTTCCGATCAAAGTGGAGCACAGCGTGAGGCCATGTTGAAGGATCTGGCTGCAGGCTTCGATATGTTTATGGAACTGAAGAATAACTTAGAGGAGGGGACCAAGGTAAACCATTGTAATATACCAGttacaaatgtaaaaatgccagtaacacttgaaaaaaaaaataccagttaaatttgtaaaatattagtAGCAATAGTTAAGGTACCAGTAAGATACATTGtactagtaatacatgtactagtcaTGTTATATGTCCTTAAAAACACACCAGTAGAGAAAAAGCAAATCCTGAAATTATGAATTAATTCTTATGGTTCCTCAATTTCAAGATgctatatttaatttttaaccatTTCACATACATATACCTATAAATCTTATTCTTGCATATTTTCTAACGGACATgtggttaaaaacttttttaattgCCTACCATATGATATGTTAGAACTATCAGATGGCATCTGGGATAAAAGTAGGCTTGTATTAGAAGCATTATTGATTTAGAAGCTACAAGTATATCTCTCTATAATTTCAAAGACAAAggcaaaaatgatattatatcagATCTATATAATAGTATGACTCCTAAACATAAACTTATTTTCAGTTCTACAATGATTTGACACCACTACTAGTTCGTCTACAGAACAAGATATCTGACTTCTGTTTCGCACGAAAGACGGAGAAGGATGAGTTGATGGCTGACCTACAGAAGTCTATTGCCAACCAGCCCACAGGCCCTGCCCCTCCCCCTCCCAGCTACCAAAACCCTACAGGTGAGGTCTCCTCCATTTTGTAGACTTTTTTCAATTTGCTacttttttgttggttttagacattgtagatttttttattgtatctGTTGTTTGGTAAATGAGTAGCATGTGTTTGCAGAATATTGGccagaaaatattattattgcTGATTTTACAGTTTTGTATCAAAAAGACTGAAGAACAAAATAATTTGTGAAATAATAATACTTGAATAGTCCCTGAATAATATCCTTGCAAACATGCTCCTCATTTTACAACACCTCATTTATTTCCATCCTTTCATTTTGCactgtgatgttatatattacagtaaaacactgGTTATACCAAAATGCTTTCAGTAAATTCACACTTACAgctaaatcatttttattcccCAAAGTCCTTAGATCTATAAAATACATATTGcatataacaaattatatttaaaacaaatcaaattttgtatGCCCTTTGCACTTCGCTACAGGAGTGTTTTA carries:
- the LOC128182021 gene encoding programmed cell death 6-interacting protein-like isoform X3 yields the protein MATFLAVPLKQTQEVELIKPLRSFIQNTFSQVEPDDYNHALNEFSKLRNLMIAKSVDKHESALEVLYRYYDQLCAIENKLPIAENQIRVNFKWRNAFDKESLFGGKQILGIASGAYEKVCILFNIAALQSQIAEVQNHDSDEGLKTSAKYFQMAAGIFGHLKDIVLSHVQQEPTPDLSPDTLNALSALMVAQAQEAIYRKAAADKMKEAMVAKIAHQCSELFSDAMKLMQLASLKDLWPKDWLPLVACKQAAYHGMAEFYQGSVAQQHKTYGEQIAHLQKANELLTAAQTRGGAAFAFKNEQGRIQRELQAARKDNDFIYHDKIPDLKTLPAIGKAAIAKPTAFPTKPMSEKFTDLFEKLVPIPVYEALSAFENRKTQIVNTEIGRLREQTQLMNSILASLNLPAALEDLSGQKVPQSVIEKAQQIKDIGGIQFLNKLMNDLPELLQRNREILNECIKMVDDEAASDKQLREQFKERWSRTPSDKLTQPMRDESMKYKQILDTAINADRIVQEKFQKHKQAIDLLSKSPGEIEKALPSGGGAHASESSGVVQKLRKLMEEVETIKAEREVIENEFKEAKFDMTSKFFSALASDGAINEEMLSASELDRIYGPLRQQVNESLQKQDSVMSQVQTTNMEFCQAKASDQSGAQREAMLKDLAAGFDMFMELKNNLEEGTKFYNDLTPLLVRLQNKISDFCFARKTEKDELMADLQKSIANQPTGPAPPPPSYQNPTATTQNRAPPARPPPPQFSTASSGPPPTASTPSGAPSSQAGPPPYSSAPSGAPPAGAYSYTGGPAPPQYMSGPKTSSPTSTTNTSSTTGQPSWGNAPYPQAGGGYQGMPMPSMPSGFNPYNPYMQYPQQPQQGFPNQGYPQQGYPQQYPGQGYPQQQQQYPQQGYPQQQYPQQNQWR
- the LOC128182021 gene encoding programmed cell death 6-interacting protein-like isoform X4, which codes for MATFLAVPLKQTQEVELIKPLRSFIQNTFSQVEPDDYNHALNEFSKLRNLMIAKSVDKHESALEVLYRYYDQLCAIENKLPIAENQIRVNFKWRNAFDKESLFGGKQILGIASGAYEKVCILFNIAALQSQIAEVQNHDSDEGLKTSAKYFQMAAGIFGHLKDIVLSHVQQEPTPDLSPDTLNALSALMVAQAQEAIYRKAAADKMKEAMVAKIAHQCSELFSDAMKLMQLASLKDLWPKDWLPLVACKQAAYHGMAEFYQGSVAQQHKTYGEQIAHLQKANELLTAAQTRGGAAFAFKNEQGRIQRELQAARKDNDFIYHDKIPDLKTLPAIGKAAIAKPTAFPTKPMSEKFTDLFEKLVPIPVYEALSAFENRKTQIVNTEIGRLREQTQLMNSILASLNLPAALEDLSGQKVPQSVIEKAQQIKDIGGIQFLNKLMNDLPELLQRNREILNECIKMVDDEAASDKQLREQFKERWSRTPSDKLTQPMRDESMKYKQILDTAINADRIVQEKFQKHKQAIDLLSKSPGEIEKALPSGGGAHASESSGVVQKLRKLMEEVETIKAEREVIENEFKEAKFDMTSKFFSALASDGAINEEMLSASELDRIYGPLRQQVNESLQKQDSVMSQVQTTNMEFCQAKASDQSGAQREAMLKDLAAGFDMFMELKNNLEEGTKFYNDLTPLLVRLQNKISDFCFARKTEKDELMADLQKSIANQPTGPAPPPPSYQNPTGPKTSSPTSTTNTSSTTGSHPSAPPSQPTSQNYAGSGQPSWGNAPYPQAGGGYQGMPMPSMPSGFNPYNPYMQYPQQPQQGFPNQGYPQQGYPQQYPGQGYPQQQQQYPQQGYPQQQYPQQNQWR